One genomic segment of Salarias fasciatus chromosome 8, fSalaFa1.1, whole genome shotgun sequence includes these proteins:
- the fasn gene encoding LOW QUALITY PROTEIN: fatty acid synthase (The sequence of the model RefSeq protein was modified relative to this genomic sequence to represent the inferred CDS: inserted 1 base in 1 codon) — protein MEDIVIAGISGRLPESDNLQEFWENLINGVDMVTEDDRRWKPGLYGLPKRNGKLKDISHFDAAFFGVHPKQANTMDPQLRLMLETSYEAIVDAGLNPAALRGRKMGVYIGVSGSEAGEAFSRDPEELLGYSMTGCQRAMLANRLSYFFDFSGPSLAIDTACSSSLLALENAFHAIRQGHCEGALVGGVNLLLKPNTSVQFHKLGMLSAEGTCKSFDSSGNGYCRSEAAVAVLLTRRSVAKRVYATVINAGNNTDGYKEQGVTFPSGDMQQRLVRSLYQEAKITPEQVEYIEAHGTGTKVGDPQEVNGIVSVFCESRKEPLLIGSTKSNMGHPEPASGLAALAKVVLSLEHGVWAPNLHFNTPNPDIPALADGRLQVVDRPLPVRGGFVGINSFGFGGSNVHVILRPAERAAAPPPSRSHPRILQACGRTEAAVSAILAKGKEHAADDGFLSLLNGVSGVSAASMPYRGYAVLGSDGDTTEVQQAAAAGRPLWFVCSGMGTQWAGMGRSLMQLPSFRESILRSDSALQSTGLVVSRLLMEADDATFEDTVHAFVGLAAVQIAQIDLLSQLGLRPDGIVGHSVGELACGYADGSLSQAEAVLAAYWRGRCIQEADLPPGGMAAVGLTWKECLAQCPQGVVPACHNAEDTVTISGPKDSIAAFVKDLKEQGVFAKEVRSAGVAFHSYYMASIAPALLAALKKVIPEPRRRSSRWVSTSIPQSDWDSPLALYSSADYHVNNLVSPVLFQEALSLVPDQAVVVEIAPHALLQAILKRSLKHTCTIVPLMKRGHANNLEFFLSNIGRIYMNGIDVDSDRLCPAVKYPVPAGTPLVSPLVLWXHAQAWDVPKVEDFSFGSGGSKSSALYNIDLDSADHYVLEHCIDGRALYPATGYLLLAWRTLMRSLGTVLEATAVTFEDVTIHRATILPAAGSVQLEVNLMPATNKFEISENGNLTVSGKVGLLEDAALDSLHQQIQEQSAGDGDGDGDGGRPLKAPDVYKELRLRGYDYGNAFRGILECSHAGERGQLEWTGNWVTFLDAMLQMMVVGLPGRGLRLPTRIRSVCIDPALHRQQVVRLAEGKQAVSVRVSRPLDSMVAGGVQVRGLHATVAPRRQQQQSPPVTEELVYVPYLETGCLSASEELTEQLERCQGLVGVLQQKLVPHGIRLSVPGVPGQCGGPGGGEPPEPGLVRLLTRLCGLDLNGSFRSELEQLVEAERSCLLQDVLLRGLLDRPPLRHCLDIVLENSPPGRIRVLEALSSEGQLFSRAVPLLGLQPALHVDYTASAADLDLLSGQRAQLEDLSVACAQWDPAAGPAPAGLAAAADLVACNHAFGPLSADPGSLVANLASGVRRGGFVLLHTLLKGDTLGETVAFLCSSAHNHKHHGLLTQAEWETVFEAASLSLVALRRSFYGSAIFLCRRRTSGQPPVFLPVDGSDYQWVETLKTLLAEASDRPVWLTASRPHSGVVGMVNCLRQEPGGHRIRCAFVSNLNDSSAAPNLQAAQPDLQSVLEKDLVMNVYRDACWGSFRHQHVTKDAGEELTDSAYVNVLTRGDLSSLRWIRSTAPDPRAAGHAAAPCHVYYSSLNFRDIMLATGKLPPDAIPGGQALQQCMLGMEFSGRDAAGGRVMGLLPAKGLATHVDADRRFLWEVPSNWTLEQAASVPVVYATAYYSLVVRGRLRSGESVLIHSGSGGVGQAAIAIALSRKCQVFTTVGSAEKQAYLQDRFPQLSTHSFANSRDTSFEKHILLHTKGKGVDVVLNSLAEEKLQASLRCLARHGRFLEIGKFDLSNNSPLGMALFLKNVAFHGILLDALFEEGNREWEEVFQLLKEGIAGGVVQPLRTTVFQREQVEEAFRFMAQGKHIGKVLLQVRSEDSDASCPLSIPAICRSLFLPSHSYIITGGLGGFGLELSEWLIERGARILVLTSRSGIRNGYQEKRVCEWRSRGVDVLVSTSDVGSPDGAERLIAEARARGPVGGVFHLAMVLKDGMLENLTPQLFVEVNRPKCEGIVNLDRVTRQVCPDLSYFVAFSSVSCGRGNAGQSNYGYANSAMERVCERRRHDGLPALAVQWGAIGDVGVVLETMGDNDTVIGGTLPQRIASCLEVLDFFLCRRQPVMSSFVLAERTRVQQEAGGGRDLVAAVAHILGVRDVSSLNADSSLADLGLDSLMGVEVRQTLERDYDIVMAMREVRQLTINKLRELSQNDKPEGSNAKRDGPSSGLDSDPAQLLVDPNGPTVTPLKEAPGQGRALFVVHPIEGSVSRLKTLASRLSMPCYGLQCTSAAPLDSIQALAAYYVQCVRQAQPEGPYRVAGYSFGACVAFEMCCQLQAGGQSVEHLYLLDGSHSYVAAYTQSYRAKLTPGNESEAEAEALCAFVQQFTGTEYNKLLDSLRPPPDLEARVAVAVDLIAAGRAGLGPDALRFAATSFYFKLKAADGYVPAGKYHGSVTLLRAGTSSEAELNLGADYKLSEVCDGKLAVHVIEGDHRTFLEGDGAESISRIIHSSLSEPRDR, from the exons atgGAGGACATCGTCATCGCGGGGATCTCAGGCCGTCTGCCAGAGTCTGACAACCTGCAGGAGTTCTGGGAAAACCTCATCAATGGAGTGGACATGGTGACAGAGGACGACCGGCGGTGGAAACCAG GTCTCTACGGTCTCCCCAAGAGGAACGGTAAGCTGAAGGACATCAGCCACTTTGACGCAGCCTTCTTCGGAGTCCACCCCAAACAGGCCAACACCATGGACCCCCAGCTGCGCCTCATGCTGGAGACCTCCTACGAGGCCATCGTGGACGCAG GCCTGAATCCGGCGGCGCTGCGCGGCAGGAAGATGGGCGTGTACATCGGGGTGAGCGGGTCCGAGGCGGGCGAGGCCTTCAGCAGAGACCCGGAGGAGCTCCTGGGCTACAGCATGACGGGCTGCCAGCGCGCCATGCTGGCCAACAGACTGTCCTACTTCTTTGACTTCAGCG GCCCCAGCCTCGCCATCGACAccgcctgctcctccagcctgctgGCCTTAGAAAACGCCTTCCACGCCATCCGCCAGGGCCACTGCGAGGGGGCTCTGGTCGGAGGGGTCAACCTGCTGCTCAAGCCAAACACCTCAGTGCAGTTCCACAAACTGGGCATGCTCAGCGCCGAGGGCACCTGCAAGTCCTTCGATTCGTCGG GCAATGGATACTGCCGATCTGAAGCGGCGGTCGCTGTGCTGCTGACCAGGCGATCTGTGGCTAAAAGAGTCTACGCAACGGTGATCAACGCCGGCAACAATACCGACGGATACAAAGAGCAAG GTGTGACCTTTCCCTCCGGTGACATGCAGCAGAGGCTGGTCCGTTCTCTCTACCAGGAGGCCAAAATCACCCCCGAGCAGGTGGAGTACATCGAGGCCCACGGCACCGGAACAAAG gttggGGATCCACAGGAAGTCAACGGTATTGTCAGTGTGTTCTGTGAGTCCAGGAAGGAGCCCTTGTTAATTGGCTCCACCAAGTCCAACATGGGCCATCCAGAACCAGCCTCTGGTCTGGCTGCCTTGGCAAAG GTGGTTCTCTCCTTGGAGCATGGAGTTTGGGCCCCCAACCTGCACTTCAACACTCCGAACCCCGACATCCCGGCGCTCGCCGACGGCCGGCTGCAGGTGGTGGACCGGCCGCTGCCGGTGCGGGGCGGCTTCGTAGGGATCAACTCCTTCGGCTTCGGAGGTTCAAACGTTCACGTCATCCTCCGGCCGGCGGAGCGGGCGGCGGCCCCCCCCCCGTCGAGGTCCCACCCCAGGATCCTGCAGGCCTGTGGCCGCACGGAGGCTGCGGTGAGCGCCATCCTGGCCAAAGGGAAGGAGCACGCCGCAGACGACGGCTTCCTGTCCCTGCTCAACGGCGTGTCGGGCGTGTCCGCCGCCAGCATGCCGTACCGAGGCTACGCCGTGCTGGGCTCCGACGGAGACACGACGGAGGTGCAGCAGGCCGCCGCGGCCGGCAGGCCGCTGTGGTTCGTCTGTTCAG gcaTGGGCACCCAGTGGGCCGGTATGGGCCGCAGCCTCATGCAGCTGCCGTCCTTCCGGGAGTCCATCCTGCGGTCCGACTCCGCCCTGCAGTCCACCGGCCTGGTGGTGTCCCGGCTGCTGATGGAGGCCGACGACGCCACGTTTGAAGACACGGTCCACGCCTTCGTGGGCCTGGCTGCCGTCCAG ATCGCCCAGATCGACCTGCTGTCCCAGCTGGGCCTGCGGCCGGACGGCATCGTGGGACACTCGGTGGGGGAGCTGGCCTGCGGCTACGCCGACGGCTCGCTCAGCCAGGCCGAGGCCGTCCTGGCGGCCTACTGGAGAGGCCGCTGCATCCAGGAGGCCGACCTCCCTCCAGGAGGCATGGCGGCCGTCG GGTTGACCTGGAAGGAGTGTCTCGCCCAGTGTCCTCAGGGAGTCGTCCCTGCCTGCCACAACGCCGAGGACACCGTCACCATCTCTGGTCCTAAG GACTCCATTGCTGCGTTTGTGAAGGACCTGAAGGAGCAGGGAGTGTTTGCGAAGGAAGTGCGTAGCGCCGGCGTTGCTTTTCACTCCTACTACATGGCGTCCATCGCTCCGgcgctgctggctgctctgaaGAAG GTGATCCCGGAGCCGCGGCGGCGCTCGTCCCGCTGGGTGAGCACCTCCATCCCTCAGTCCGACTGGGACTCCCCTCTGGCCCTCTACAGCTCGGCCGACTACCACGTCAACAACCTGGTGAGCCCGGTGCTGTTCCAGGAGGCGCTCAGCCTGGTGCCGGACCAGGCGGTGGTGGTGGAGATCGCTCCGCACGCTCTGCTACAG GCCATTCTGAAGCGCAGCCTGAAGCACACCTGCACCATCGTCCCGCTGATGAAGAGGGGCCATGCCAACAACCTGGAGTTCTTCCTCTCAAACATTGGCAGGATTTACATGAATGG CATCGACGTGGACAGCGACCGGCTGTGCCCGGCTGTGAAGTACCCGGTCCCAGCCGGGACCCCTCTGGTGTCTCCCCTGGTTTTGT ACCATGCTCAGGCCTGGGATGTCCCCAAGGTGGAGGACTTCTCCTTTGGCTCCGGAGGCTCTAAATCTTCTGCTCTCTATAATATTG ACCTGGACTCTGCAGACCACTACGTGCTTGAGCACTGCATCGATGGCCGTGCTCTGTATCCGGCCACGGGCTACCTGCTGCTGGCCTGGCGCACCCTGATGAGGAGCCTGGGGACCGTCCTGGAGGCCACGGCCGTGACCTTCGAGGACGTGACCATCCATCGAGCCACCATACTGCCGGCGGCTG GCTCCGTCCAGCTGGAGGTCAATCTCATGCCTGCCACCAATAAGTTTGAAATCTCTGAAAATGGAAACCTGACTGTCAGTG GGAAGGTCGGCCTCTTGGAGGACGCCGCCCTGGATTCGCTTCACCAGCAGATCCAAGAGCAGAGCgccggggacggggacggagacggagacggcggACGGCCTCTCAAGGCTCCGGACGTCTACAAGGAGCTGCGTCTGCGGGGCTACGACTACGGCAACGCCTTCCGCGGCATTCTGGAGTGCAGCCACGCAG GAGAGCGGGGACAGCTGGAGTGGACGGGGAACTGGGTGACCTTCCTGGACGCCATGCTGCAGATGATGGTGGTGGGGCTGCCGGGGCGCGGTCTCCGGCTGCCCACCAGGATCCGGTCCGTGTGCATCGACCCGGCCCTCCACCGGCAGCAGGTCGTCCGGCTCGCCGAGGGGAAGCAAG CCGTGAGCGTCCGGGTGAGCCGGCCCCTGGACAGCATGGTGGCCGGGGGGGTCCAGGTCCGGGGTCTGCACGCCACCGTGGCCCcccgccgccagcagcagcagagcccgCCCGTCACCGAGGAGCTGGTCTACGTTCCCTACCTGGAGACCGGGTGTCTCTCAGCCAGcgaggagctgacggagcagcTGGAGCGCTGCCAAG GTCTAGTCGGCGTCCTGCAGCAGAAGCTGGTTCCTCACGGCATCAGACTGTCGGTTCCGGGAGTCCCTGGGCAGTGCGGCGGTCCGGGCGGCGGCGAGCCTCCGGAGCCCGGCCTGGTCCGGCTGCTGACCCGGCTCTGCGGGCTGGACCTGAACGGGAGCTTCCGGTccgagctggagcagctggtggaggcgGAGCGCTCCTGTCTCCTGCAGGACGTCCTGCTGAGGGGCCTGCTGGACCGGCCCCCCCTCAGACACTGCCTGGACATCGTCCTGGAGAACAGCCCGCCCGGCAGGATCCGAGTCCTGGAG gctctGTCCAGTGAGGGCCAGCTCTTCTCGCGGGCGGTGCCCCTCCTCGGCCTGCAGCCGGCGCTCCATGTGGACTACACCGCCTCGGcggcagacctggacctgctgtcCGGCCAGCGGGCCCAGCTGGAGGATCTGTCCGTGGCGTGCGCGCAGTGGGACCCGGCGgcgggccccgcccccgccggcctggcggcggcggccgaccTGGTGGCATGTAACCACGCGTTTGGCCCCCTGAGCGCGGACCCCGGCTCGCTGGTGGCGAACCTGGCGTCTGGAGTGCGGCGGGGCGGCTTCGTCCTGCTGCACACCCTGCTGAAGGGGGACACTCTGGGCGAGACGGTggccttcctctgcagctccgcccaCAACCACAAGCACCACGGGCTGCTCACACAG gctgaGTGGGAGACGGTGTTTGAGGCGGCGTCTCTCAGCCTGGTGGCGCTCAGGAGGTCTTTCTACGGCTCCGCCATCTTTCTGTGTCGCCGCCGGACCTCGGGCCAGCCGCCGGTCTTCCTGCCGGTGGACGGCAGCGACTACCAGTGGGTGGAGACTCTGAAG ACGCTGCTGGCGGAGGCCTCGGACCGGCCGGTGTGGCTCACGGCGTCTCGCCCCCACAGCGGCGTCGTCGGGATGGTCAACTGTCTCCGGCAGGAGCCGGGCGGCCACCGGATCCG CTGTGCGTTCGTGTCCAACCTGAACGACTCGTCGGCGGCGCCGAACCTCCAGGCGGCCCAGCCGGACCTGCAGTCCGTCCTGGAGAAGGATCTGGTGATGAACGTGTACCGAGACGCGTGCTGGGGCTCCTTCAGACACCAGCACGTCACAAAAG ATGCCGGTGAGGAGCTGACGGACAGCGCCTACGTCAACGTGCTGACCCGCGGTGACCTGTCGTCCCTGCGCTGGATCAGATCCACCGCTCCGGACCCCCGGGCCGCCGGCCACGCCGCGGCGCCGTGCCACGTCTACTACAGCTCGCTCAACTTCAGAGACATCATGCTGGCGACCGGCAAGCTCCCTCCGGACGCCATCCCAG GGGGGCAGGCGCTgcagcagtgcatgctgggtatgGAGTTCTCCGGGCGCGACGCCGCCGGCGGGCGTGTGATGGGGCTGCTGCCCGCTAAAGGCCTGGCTACGCACGTGGACGCCGACAGGAGGTTCCTCTGGGAAGTTCCCTCCAACTG gactctggagcAGGCAGCCTCAGTACCGGTGGTCTACGCTACAGCGTATTACTCCCTGGTGGTCCGCGGCCGGCTCCGGTCCGGGGAGTCGGTTCTGATCCACTCGGGGTCGGGGGGCGTGGGCCAGGCGGCCATCGCCATCGCACTGAGCAGGAAGTGCCAAGTGTTCACGACAGTGG GCTCGGCTGAGAAACAGGCCTACCTGCAGGACAGGTTTCCCCAGCTGTCCACACACAGCTTCGCCAACTCCCGCGACACCTCGTTTGAAAAGCACATCCTGCTTCACACAAAgggcaaag gggtGGATGTGGTTCTGAACTCTCTGGCTGAGGAGAAGCTTCAGGCCAGCCTCCGCTGTCTGGCTCGACACGGCCGATTCCTGGAGATTGGAAAGTTCGACCTCTCCAACAACTCCCCGCTGG GCATGGCCCTGTTCCTGAAGAACGTGGCCTTTCACGGCATCCTGCTGGACGCTCTGTTTGAGGAGGGGAaccgggagtgggaggaggtgttccagctgctgaaggagggCATCGCGGGAGGAGTGGTCCAGCCTCTCCGGACCACCGTGTTCCagagggagcaggtggaggaggcctTCAGGTTCATGGCTCAGGGCAAACACATCGGAAAGGTCCTGCTGCAG GTGCGTTCTGAGGACTCCGAcgcctcctgtcctctgtccatcCCAGCTATCTGCCGGAGCCTCTTCCTGCCCAGCCACTCCTATATCATCACCGGGGGGCTCGGGGGCTTTGGCCTGGAGCTGTCTGAGTGGCTGATCGAGAGAGGAGCTCGCATACTAGTGCTGACTTCCAGATCAGGAATCAGGAATG GTTACCAGGAGAAGCGAGTGTGTGAGTGGAGGAGCCGCGGCGTGGACGTGCTGGTGTCCACCAGCGACGTGGGCTCGCCGGACGGCGCAGAGCGGCTGATCGCAGAGGCCCGAGCTCGCGGTCCCGTGGGCGGAGTCTTCCACCTCGCCATG GTGCTGAAAGATGGGATGCTGGAAAACCTGACTCCTCAGCTGTTTGTGGAAGTGAACAGGCCTAAATGTGAGGGCATCGTGAATCTGGACCG GGTGACCAGACAGGTCTGCCCCGACCTCAGCTACTTCGTGGCCTTCTCCTCGGTCAGCTGCGGCCGTGGAAACGCCGGCCAGAGTAACTACGGCTACGCTAACTCTGCCATGGAGCGCGTCTGTGAGCGGCGGCGCCACGACGGCCTGCCCGCCCTGGCGGTGCAGTGGGGGGCCATCGGGGACGTCGGCGTGGTGCTGGAGACCATGGGTGATAACGACACCGTGATTGGAGGGACGCTCCCACAGCGCATCGCCTCCTGTCTGGAGGTGCTGGACTTCTTCCTCTGCAGGCGGCAGCCGGTGATGTCCAGCTTCGTGCTGGCCGAGAGGACCAGGGTGCAGCAGGAGGCCGGCGGCGGCAGAGACCTGGTGGCGGCCGTCGCCCACATCCTGG GCGTGCGGGACGTGAGCAGTCTGAATGCTGATTCCTCATTGGCGGACTTGGGCCTGGACTCTCTGATGGGTGTGGAGGTTCGCCAGACTCTGGAGCGGGATTATGATATCGTGATGGCCATGAGGGAGGTCCGCCAGCTCACCATCAACAAACTGCGAGAGCTCTCCCAGAACGACAAGCCTGAGGGATCCAACG CCAAGAGGGACGGCCCCAGCTCCGGACTGGACTCGGACCCGGCCCAGCTCCTGGTCGACCCCAACGGCCCCACCGTGACCCCACTGAAGGAGGCTCCCGGCCAGGGGAGGGCGCTGTTCGTGGTCCACCCCATCGAGGGCTCCGTCTCCAGGCTGAAGACGCTGGCGTCCAGACTCAGCATGCCCTGCTATGGCCTGCAGTGCACCTCAG CCGCCCCTCTGGACAGCATCCAGGCCCTGGCAGCGTACTACGTCCAGTGTGTCCGGCAGGCGCAGCCCGAGGGGCCGTACCGAGTGGCCGGTTACTCCTTTGGAGCCTGCGTGGCGTTCGAGATGTGCTGCCAGCTGCAGGCCGGCGGCCAGTCGGTGGAGCACCTGTACCTCCTGGACGGCTCGCACTCCTACGTGGCCGCCTACACTCAG AGCTACAGGGCCAAGCTGACCCCGGGCAACGAGAGCGAGGCGGAGGCCGAGGCCCTGTGCGCCTTCGTCCAGCAGTTCACCGGCACCGAGTACAACAAG CTGCTGGACTCTCTCCGGCCGCCGCCGGACCTGGAGGCTCGCGTCGCCGTCGCCGTGGACCTGATCGCCGCCGGACGCGCCGGCCTGGGACCGGACGCGCTGCGCTTCGCCGCCACCTCCTTCTACTTCAAGCTGAAGGCGGCGGACGGCTACGTGCCGGCGGGGAAATACCACGGCAGCGTGACGCTGCTGCGAGCCGGAACCAGCAGCGAGGCGGAGCTCAACCTGGGAGCCGACTACAAGCTGAGCGAG GTGTGCGACGGGAAGCTGGCGGTCCACGTCATTGAGGGAGACCACCGCACCTTCCTGGAGGGGGACGGAGCAGAGTCCATCAGCAGGATCATCCACAGCTCACTGTCTGAGCCCCGAGACCGCTAG